A stretch of Caenorhabditis elegans chromosome IV DNA encodes these proteins:
- the eps-8 gene encoding SH3 domain-containing protein (Confirmed by transcript evidence) yields MRRGGSMGPPSGDPYQSRPSPGGYYYNRSTPGGQPAPSPSHSQQSASSHHPRGVPMSQPIARRSDYRTGSEQMTPRSDHRGPSMGYGNGGSVDQRVDDVTPSYYVEHLATFAVGRQFGLTFPADGIRKLKQMEKNSAIWAQPLILRFRHNAVTVEDDNGELVEQFPLELIEQPTAHVSNDSRETYNNVLLFVVREDRKRMSTPTEMHIFQCIRVSATDVAEDLKNYVQGQFRRVRNGRRTAAPTHLQAQQQQMPFYPPDDASISSETSEMFERDVNTLNRCFDDIERFVARIQSAALAQREIEQQNHRYRTANRRDKKNQQPPDPNGILFMRAQLPLESEFVDILKKFKLSFNLLAKLKNHIHEPNAPELLHFLFTPLAVILEACHWGLGRNVAPTVASPLLSLEARELMQNCLTSHESDIWMSLGEAWRTPPEDWTKPLPPPYRPIFNDGFAPYGVADRAMATPNQIHRGHSAPPEHFRQPPPRERNMVDTAPNTPQSMQRTPKSRPPHRNMSVDNLEFDRLTLERERLEFEKAKIMERESRLRHEEKQIEDEKRRMHAEKDLITKETTQPVPPPAAVVTHQPITKRYDPPISISPPPQRNNYSHVKVTVDSDTSPRQQAFIDDIVAKGGKLAVVTYDRGGQNTKELTVHKGEYLEVIFDERNWWECKNMHQRVGYVPHTILSMVPFEQQQYASPNHHNNSSSTGGYNNGHHQGPGMLPEDAPSYVKERQGKRGEFRYF; encoded by the exons ATGCGTCGAGGTGGATCGATGGGTCCACCGAGCGGGGATCCATATCAGAG TCGCCCATCCCCCGGAGGCTACTACTACAACCGTTCAACGCCTGGTGGTCAGCCAGCTCCATCACCCTCACACAGTCAACAATCCGCATCTTCACATCATCCAAGAGGAGTGCCAATGTCACAACCAATCG CCCGCCGATCGGACTACCGTACTGGAAGTGAACAAATGACTCCACGATCCGATCATCGTGGCCCATCGATGGGTTACGGTAATGGGGGTTCTGTGGATCAACGTGTCGATGACGTCACGCCGTCCTACTACGTGGAACATCTTGCCACGTTTGCAGTTGGAAGACAGTTTGGACTCACTTTTCCAGCCGATGGCATCAGAAAGTTGAAACAAATGGAAAAG aattcagcCATTTGGGCGCAACCTCTAATTCTTCGGTTTCGACACAACGCAGTGACGGTAGAAGACGACAACGGGGAGCTCGTCGAGCAATTTCCGTTGGAATTAATCGAGCAGCCGACGGCTCACGTGAGCAATGATTCTCGTGAGACTTACAACAATGTGCTCCTTTTTGTTGTCCGGGAGGACCGGAAGAGGATGAGCACGCCCACCGAGATGCACATTTTCCag tgtATCCGTGTATCCGCTACCGATGTGGCCGAGGACCTCAAAAACTACGTACAAGGTCAATTCCGTCGTGTGCGTAATGGCCGACGTACCGCCGCGCCGACGCATCTTCAAGCTCAACAACAAC aaatgccaTTCTACCCACCGGACGACGCTTCAATCAGCAGTGAAACATCTGAAATGTTCGAACGAGATGTGAATACACTGAATCGTTGTTTCGATGATATCGAACGATTTGTGGCGAGAATTCAATCGGCCGCACTGGCTCAGCGAGAAATTGAGCAACAGAATCATAGATATCGAACCGCGAATCGTCGGGACAAGAAGAACCAGCAGCCACCAGATCCGAATGGCATCCTATTTATGAGAGCTCAACTTCCATTGGAGTCTGAATTTGTCGATATTTTGAAGAAGTTCAAGCTCTCCTTTAATCTACTG GCCAAACTCAAAAACCACATCCACGAGCCAAATGCTCCGGAACTTTTGCACTTTCTCTTCACGCCACTAGCTGTGATCCTTGAAGCATGCCACTGGGGGCTCGGAAGAAATGTTGCTCCAACTGTTGCCTCGCCGCTGCTCTCGTTGGAAGCTCGTGAGCTCATGCAAAACTGTTTGACAAGTCATGAGAGTGACATTTGGATGAGCCTCGGAGAAGCCTGGAGAACTCCACC AGAGGACTGGACAAAACCACTTCCACCACCATATCGTCCAATCTTCAATGATGGGTTTGCCCCTTACGGGGTCGCCGACAGAGCCATGGCAACTCCAAATCAAATCCATCGTGGACATTCTGCTCCGCCAGAGCACTTCCGTCAGCCACCGCCCAGAGAGAGGAATATGGTGGATACG GCTCCGAATACTCCACAATCAATGCAACGAACACCAAAATCCCGGCCACCACACAGGAACATGAGTGTAGACAAT ctcgaatTCGATCGATTAACTCTGGAACGCGAGCGACTCGAATTTGAAAAGGCAAAGATTATGGAAAGGGAGAGTCGTTTGAGGCATGAGGAGAAGCAGATTGA agaTGAAAAGCGACGAATGCACGCCGAGAAGGATCTCATCACAAAAGAGACAACACAACCAGTTCCACCACCAGCTGCAGTCGTTACACATCAACCAATCACCAAGCGATATGATCCACCAATTTCCATCTCTCCACCACCACAACGTAACAACTATTCACACGtgaaggttactgtagattctGACACATCGCCACGTCAGCAGGCATTCATTGATGACATCGTGGCAAAAGGTGGCAAGTTGGCAGTGGTCACCTATGATAGAGGAGGTCAGAATACGAAGGAGCTGACTGTTCACAAGGGGGAGTATTTGGAG gttatcTTCGACGAGCGCAACTGGTGGGAGTGCAAGAATATGCATCAAAGAGTCGGATACGTTCCACACACAATTTTGTCAATGGTGCCATTTGAGCAACAACAATATGCG